A segment of the Agarivorans albus genome:
CGCACCACGTTAATGTGCGCCTGATGCAAAGGTGAATTCACCAAACCCATAGACAGCTGGGCTTCAATATCCATTTGGATTTGGCCAACTGCTTGCTTAATGATGTTAAGGCTACGCTCGTCGGTGATACGCTGTTCACCAGCAAACAAACAACTATGTTGATGTGCTGCAATCAGACCATCGATTTGTGGTCGAGCGCCGCATACCAATACTATTTTCACCCCAAGGGTTTTAAGTAGCGCGATATCTTGAATGATGTTGCTAAAATTGCCACTGCTGCTGGCTTCGCCACTAAGCATTACAACAAAGGTTTTGCCTCGGTGGGCATTAATATAAGGCGCCGACTGACGAAACCAGTTGACTAAATCTTCGGCCGAGCGGTCCAAATTCTTCTCCGTGAATAACTAGCTACTAGATCTGACTAATGAGTCAGATATTTGTGTATTGTTGCATATTCCTTAGCATTGTCGAGCAATATGTTTTTCTTCATGACAAAACTTATACACAGTTATCTTATGCAAGAGTTGTTTAGTTAAGCTATGTGGAGTATAAGCTGCTGTATTATCTCAGCTAGGCTTCATTTAATCTGGATTAGCTGATGGAATTTAGATGATATTTTTATCAATGAGAGGGTGAATATGGAAAACTATGTCGTACCTGAGCATCTGGCGATGCGTAAGCAGCCAAGCCAAGAGCGAACCAGGCGACTAGTGGAGCACATCCTAGATAGCACCTTGTCTCTTATCAAAGAGCAAGGTATGGCATCGGTAAATACCAACCTTATTGCTCAATATGCCGAGATCGACATTGCTTCTTTATACCGTTTCTTTAAGAACAAAGATGCGATCTTTTTTGCCCTCGCTAAGCGTTGGTTTGAAAAGGTCCAGCTGGTTGTTGCAGAGCACAACTTTCAACAAGTTGTTGGTAACATCGTAGAGTACAAAGACAGCACCCAGTTTCTGATTAATCAGCTACCAGAAACCGATGTTATGTTGGTGAGTTTTCATGAACTGTTCACTCATGATCAAGATTTTAAAGCCTTAGAGTATTGGCACCGCGAGATTGTAATACTCCACAGTAAACGTTCGTTTATTGAAAACGGCTCAAAGTGGGATGATGAAGCCCTAACCAGTGTTTGTTTGTATTTGTATGGTTTCACTCGAAACTTTATGGCGGGAACAATCGGTTTTAGCGCCGAAGAACATCAACATCAATTTACTTGGTTTCAAGTGATGTTAAATGAAGTGCGTGAAATGGTGTTGTTAGGCGAAGTACCGGAGCAGTTTTTACGCTAAGGCGTCACTGACAATATGCGCTTGGCTGGCACTGGGGTATTCTTGCTCGTCAACCAAGCGTTCTGCACCTAAGCAATGTAACCACGAACCGTAATCTAAGGTTTTGTTTCCTAAAATTAATTCTTTTAGTACCTGTTCTGACAAACCTTGAGTAATAGGTTTACAGCTCGGCCAAGTTTTCCTGCCATTTTGTGCGATCGTCACTGTATTTTCCGCGCCTATAAGGTCAAACTATTCTGCATATAAGATTCAGTGTGGGTCAATTTGGTGATAAACAAGTCAGCTTGTTACACCAATGTGAAATGGCGCTCAATTTTTGACCAATTGGTAAGTGAAAGCATGCAGTGCTTCACATTATTTTTTTAGGGAGTAATCCATGGAACTGGAAGCCTTTTTCCAGCAGGTAAAAAAACTGCCAGTGATGCCGCAAATTATGCAGGAATTGCTGACCAGCATTAACGATGAGAATGTCGATTTACATCAGTTGGGTAAAAAGCTCGCTACTGATCAATCTTTGGGTGCCAACGTACTTAAAATGGCCAACTCGGCGGCGTTTCGCGGCATTAAACAAATTGACTCTATTGAAGCTGCGGCTATTCGTTTAGGTCTAAAGCGGGTTCGTTCATTGGTGGTTGCTGCGGGTTTAAATGGCATGATGCCAAGCAAAAACTTCGACCAACAGCAGTTCTGGAGCCAAGCCATGTATGTGGCGTTGCTAGCGCAGGCTTTAGCAAAAAGCACCGACATTGAACCGGAAATGGCGTTTACCTGCGGCATGTTACACAACTTTGGTGAATTACTAATAGCCAGTGCAACACCTGAAGAAGCGGGCTTAATTGAGTTGAGCTTAGAAACTGGGGAAACGCGGGTGTCGGCACAACGCCAAACCCTAGGTTTAGATTATGCGCAAATTGGTGGAGAGCTAGCGCGCCGTTGGAACTTTTCTCCAGTAATCACCGATGCCATTGAGCAGCAGCTTAATCCAATGGATTTTGAAGAAGTGTCTAAGCCAGCGGTACTAATCCGCTTGGCCATTTTTGCTCACCATGCGCTTAACGCCGGTTTAAGTAGTGAAACGGTGGCCAACAACTTACCTGCTCCTTTGTGTGAAGTGGTGGGGGTTGATAAACAGAAGGTGACCGAATTTATTGCCGACGCAGTAGAGCAAGGCGAGCAAATGGTTGCGACCAGCGTAGCTTAAACATAAGTCTGTTTAGACTAAAAAGGGATTAGCCAAGCTAATCCCTTTTTTGTTTGAGCTATGTTATTTGGTTTAGTTAGTGGGAGATTCAAACCCTCGTAGCCACCACTGCTTGGCTTGTTTTAGTGCTCGTTGGGCGTCTTCTAACAACAGGTAGTTAACTGGCACAATCAACAAAGTGATCATGGTGGCGAAGATAATGCCAAAGCCTAACGATACCGCCATGGGGATCAAAAATTGCGCTTGGGTACTTTTCTCGAAAATTAGCGGCATTAAGCCTGCAAAAGTGGTGAGCGAGGTGAGAATTACTGCTCTAAAACGGGCCACGCCGGCATTGGCTACAGCGCTCATTAAGTCCACCCCTTTTTTACGTTGGCGATTAATGTAGTCCACCAATACTAGGCTGTCGTTTACCACCACACCAGTCAGCGCCAGCATGCCCATCATGCTCATAATGGTTAATGGCATGCCCATAATCATGTGACCTAATACTGCACCCACTGCGCCATAGGGAATGATCGACATAACTACTAAGGGTTGCCAATAGGAGCCAAATGGAATCGCCAACAAGCCATAGATTACAAACAGTACAAACAACAAGCCAAAGCCTAAACTGCTAAAGGATTCTCGTTGTTCTTTGGCTTCGCCTTCTAGACTAGCATTTACCTGTGGGTAGGCCACCAAAGTTTGGCTGAGCCATTGCTGCAGTTCAGTTTTAATCACCTCAATATTGGCTTGCTCTTTGTTCACGTCGGCCCGGATATTTTGGGTGCGTAAGCGGTCTATGCGAGTAATCGTGGCTGGGCTTTGTGAAGGGGTAACGCTGGCCACTTCACTAAAAGGTAACTCGGCCCCATCGGGGGTACGAATAAGCATGTTATTGAGGTTGTACTGTGAGCGACGTTCACTGGCGGGATAGCGAACGTATACTTTTACATCTTCACGGCCACGTTGAATGCGCTGCACTTGATAACCAAAAAATGCACTTCTTACCTGTTGGGCTAAATCATTTAAGCTCAACCCTAGCGCTTGGGCTTGTGGTTTAATGTTTAGTTGTAGCTCTAGTTTGCCGTCGGCCAGGCTGTCTTCAACATCAAATACCGCGGGGTATTCTTGTAGTTTTTGCTTGGTAAGGTCGGCAACCTGCGCCATCGCCGCAAAATCGTTACTGCTGAATTGCACATCTAAGGGTGAGCCACCGCGGCCTATTTCGGCCCTAAAGGTTAGGCTTTCTGCGCCAGGCAGGCTACCGATGAGTTGTCGCCATTCTCTGACTAAATCGCCACTGCTAATTGGGTTAGTGCGTGACTCGGGCGGCTCTATTTCAAATACCACTCGGCCTTTATTACTTTGGCCACTACCCGAGCCACCGCTAGAACCACTGGTGGCCAAAATATTCAGAATAACGCTATCGCCAGTTTCTTGGTCACGGTATTTTTCTTGTAATTCTAGGGCGGCACCGAGCATGCGATTAATGTAATCATCGGTAGTATTAAAGGCGGTGCCCGCCGGCATTACTAAGGTGGCACGGGCGGTTTCACTAGGAACTCTAGGGAAGAAAATAAAACGTACCCAGCCAGCTGTCGCTAAAGACAACACCACTACAAAGATACTAATGGCGATGGCCGCACTTAGTAGCCGTCGAGATAGAGCAGCTTTTAGCAGCGGCTTATAAAACTTTAAAATAGCCGCTTCAAAGCCATTAGCAAAACGGTTTTGCCAATAGCTAAAACGCCCCGGATTATTACTTGCCGGTTTGATGTGTTTTAAGTGGGCGGGCAAAATTAATTTTGATTCCACCAAAGAAAACAGCAGTACCGGAATAACAATCAGTGGAATTTGCGCAAATATTTTGCCGCGAACGCCTTCAATCATCATTAATGGCATAAAAGCAGCAATGGTGGTGAGTACGCCAAAAGTAACCGGCACAGCAACTTCTTGCGTGCCTTTAATCGCCGCATGCAAGGGCTCCTCACCCGCTTTTAGATGGGTATATATATTCTCACCGGTGACAATGGCATCGTCTACTAAGATCCCCAGCACCATGATAAAGGCAAACAGCGAGATAATGTTGATGGTGACATCCATGGTTGGCATCAGCAACAGGCCTCCCATAAAGCTAATGGGAATACCTATACATACCCAAACCGCAATCGCGGGCCGTAGGAAGATTGCCAGTAACAACGCCACCAATAAACAGCCTTGAATGGCACTGTTTTTTAGGGTGTTTAAACGAGCTTTTACGATTTTGGCACTGTCTCGCCAATAGTTTAGCGAAATGCCCTGCGGCAAATAAGACTGCTTATCGCTGATGTATTGCTTCACCGCATCGGAGATGGCAATGGCACTTTGATCGCCAACTCGGTACACCTCAATCATTACTGCAGGTTGGTTATTGAAGCGGTTCTCGATGGGAGTTTCTTCAAAGCCATCTACCACTGTAGCAATGTCTGATAAGCGAATGCGGGTGCCATCGGCGCGACTAATAATTAGTAGATTGGCAAACTCATCACCTACATAAGCTTGGCCTTTGGTGCGCAGTAATATCTCACCGCCCTGAGTTTTCACCGAACCTGCAGATAAATCTAGCGAAGCTTGGCTAATGGTTTGAGCAACTTTACTAAGCTCTAGGCCATATTCGCGCAGCTTTTGCTCGGAGACTTCGATAGAGATCTCGTAGGGGGCTACAGAATCCAGCTCGACCTGAGTGAGCTCGGGTAGCTGCAATAGTTCATCACGAATCGATTCCGCTACTAAGCGCAATTCGCTATGGGCTAAGTCGCCGGAGACGGCAACGGTAATGGTTTCTCGCTTACGCTGGGTAAGGCTTACTACTGGGCGCTCTGCATCGCTAGGGAAGGTATTAATCGCATCGATACGTGACTTAATATCGCTCATTACATCGCGAGTATCGTAGCGAGAGTTAATCTCGGCGCTCACCCGAGCAGCGCCTTCTTGCGAGACTGAAGATATTTGGTCGATACCTTCAATGTCGCTAATCGCTTCTTCTATGCGAATGGCTAGGCTTTCTTCGCTCTCCTCTGGGCTAGAACCTGGTAAAGCGATGCTCACATTTACCATGTCTAGTTCGAACTCGGGAAATACTTCCAGTGGCAAGCGAAATTTTGCCGAATATAAACCTAAGCCGACGATTAGCACCATTAGCAAGTTAGCGGCAACATGATTGCGAGTGAACCAAGCAATTAAGCCATGCATAATAGTTCTCTCCCTAAGGGGATTGGTTGGGTAATTTGCTGCATGATTTAAGCTCCTATGGGCTTAGCGGGGGTACCACTAATTACCCTGCCAAGGGGCGTAGTTACTAACATTTGGCCGGCTTCAATGCCGCCGTTCACAATATAACTTTGCTGATCTTGCCACAGAATATTGACTGATTTTCTTTGTAGTAATCCATCTTCCAATACAATCACTTGTTGCCCCGAATAGAGAGCGCTGCGAGGGATAATAAATACTTGCTCCAAGGTTTTTCCTTGAATTTGCGCGCTGACAAACTGGCCAATTTTAAGCGCCGGTTTGTTTTCGTTGGCGGGGCCGTAAGGGTCATCAATTTTTGCCACTACAAAGAGTTGCCTGCTGGCGCTATCTAGGGCTGCTTCACTGCGTTCTACCTTAGCTTGCCAATGGTATTCTTTAGCGCCAAAGTTAGTGCTTAAATCTACTAGAGGTTTACTGGC
Coding sequences within it:
- a CDS encoding efflux RND transporter permease subunit, producing MHGLIAWFTRNHVAANLLMVLIVGLGLYSAKFRLPLEVFPEFELDMVNVSIALPGSSPEESEESLAIRIEEAISDIEGIDQISSVSQEGAARVSAEINSRYDTRDVMSDIKSRIDAINTFPSDAERPVVSLTQRKRETITVAVSGDLAHSELRLVAESIRDELLQLPELTQVELDSVAPYEISIEVSEQKLREYGLELSKVAQTISQASLDLSAGSVKTQGGEILLRTKGQAYVGDEFANLLIISRADGTRIRLSDIATVVDGFEETPIENRFNNQPAVMIEVYRVGDQSAIAISDAVKQYISDKQSYLPQGISLNYWRDSAKIVKARLNTLKNSAIQGCLLVALLLAIFLRPAIAVWVCIGIPISFMGGLLLMPTMDVTINIISLFAFIMVLGILVDDAIVTGENIYTHLKAGEEPLHAAIKGTQEVAVPVTFGVLTTIAAFMPLMMIEGVRGKIFAQIPLIVIPVLLFSLVESKLILPAHLKHIKPASNNPGRFSYWQNRFANGFEAAILKFYKPLLKAALSRRLLSAAIAISIFVVVLSLATAGWVRFIFFPRVPSETARATLVMPAGTAFNTTDDYINRMLGAALELQEKYRDQETGDSVILNILATSGSSGGSGSGQSNKGRVVFEIEPPESRTNPISSGDLVREWRQLIGSLPGAESLTFRAEIGRGGSPLDVQFSSNDFAAMAQVADLTKQKLQEYPAVFDVEDSLADGKLELQLNIKPQAQALGLSLNDLAQQVRSAFFGYQVQRIQRGREDVKVYVRYPASERRSQYNLNNMLIRTPDGAELPFSEVASVTPSQSPATITRIDRLRTQNIRADVNKEQANIEVIKTELQQWLSQTLVAYPQVNASLEGEAKEQRESFSSLGFGLLFVLFVIYGLLAIPFGSYWQPLVVMSIIPYGAVGAVLGHMIMGMPLTIMSMMGMLALTGVVVNDSLVLVDYINRQRKKGVDLMSAVANAGVARFRAVILTSLTTFAGLMPLIFEKSTQAQFLIPMAVSLGFGIIFATMITLLIVPVNYLLLEDAQRALKQAKQWWLRGFESPTN
- a CDS encoding TetR/AcrR family transcriptional regulator, with translation MENYVVPEHLAMRKQPSQERTRRLVEHILDSTLSLIKEQGMASVNTNLIAQYAEIDIASLYRFFKNKDAIFFALAKRWFEKVQLVVAEHNFQQVVGNIVEYKDSTQFLINQLPETDVMLVSFHELFTHDQDFKALEYWHREIVILHSKRSFIENGSKWDDEALTSVCLYLYGFTRNFMAGTIGFSAEEHQHQFTWFQVMLNEVREMVLLGEVPEQFLR
- a CDS encoding HDOD domain-containing protein, with the protein product MELEAFFQQVKKLPVMPQIMQELLTSINDENVDLHQLGKKLATDQSLGANVLKMANSAAFRGIKQIDSIEAAAIRLGLKRVRSLVVAAGLNGMMPSKNFDQQQFWSQAMYVALLAQALAKSTDIEPEMAFTCGMLHNFGELLIASATPEEAGLIELSLETGETRVSAQRQTLGLDYAQIGGELARRWNFSPVITDAIEQQLNPMDFEEVSKPAVLIRLAIFAHHALNAGLSSETVANNLPAPLCEVVGVDKQKVTEFIADAVEQGEQMVATSVA